A stretch of the Sulfurimonas sp. HSL-1656 genome encodes the following:
- a CDS encoding hemerythrin domain-containing protein — MEELTLGIEVMDQTHADFLQQLTLVKAASGSDFVEGFSALVEHTEAHFAMEEEMMRSLGFYGLQEHLDEHETLLSEMRYFLQKARKLPPFGRSYIDDYAYEKFRRHIINIDSQLAMFLKTVETEKVYG; from the coding sequence ATGGAAGAGCTGACACTCGGCATAGAGGTGATGGACCAGACCCACGCAGACTTTCTGCAGCAGCTCACCCTTGTCAAAGCGGCTTCGGGCAGTGACTTTGTCGAGGGGTTCTCCGCGCTTGTCGAGCATACGGAAGCCCACTTCGCCATGGAGGAAGAGATGATGCGGAGCCTCGGGTTCTACGGTCTGCAGGAGCACCTGGACGAGCATGAGACCCTGCTCTCCGAAATGCGCTACTTCCTCCAAAAAGCACGAAAGCTTCCCCCCTTCGGGCGCTCCTATATTGATGACTACGCCTATGAAAAATTCCGGCGCCACATTATCAATATCGACTCGCAGCTGGCGATGTTCCTCAAGACAGTCGAAACGGAGAAAGTTTATGGTTAA
- a CDS encoding aldo/keto reductase, with protein MVKTLHTRAGIEMPTLIYGTAWKKEQTAPLVEAALRCGFRGIDTACQPRHYHEAGVGEALEVMRAEGIEREALFLQTKFTPVDGQDPENTPYDRKAPLAEQVRQSFRVSQDNLRTDYVDSYVLHSPLFPFAQLLAVWRAMETIAKEGNARQLGISNCYDLRTLQRLFDEVEIKPAVLQNRFYADSGYDVELRAFCDANAIRYQSFWSLTANPHLLGSEPVIRAAMARRIGTPQIFYAYLIAKGITPLDGTTSSVHMQEDLHVSEIRLAPDEIAAIDRLILS; from the coding sequence ATGGTTAAGACGCTTCACACGCGCGCCGGCATCGAGATGCCGACACTCATCTACGGGACGGCCTGGAAAAAAGAGCAGACGGCCCCCCTGGTCGAAGCGGCGCTGCGTTGCGGGTTCCGCGGCATCGACACCGCCTGCCAGCCCCGCCACTACCATGAGGCCGGCGTCGGCGAGGCCCTTGAAGTGATGCGCGCCGAGGGGATCGAACGCGAAGCGCTCTTCCTGCAGACCAAGTTCACCCCCGTAGATGGGCAGGACCCCGAAAACACCCCCTACGACCGGAAAGCCCCGCTTGCGGAGCAGGTCCGCCAATCCTTCCGCGTTTCGCAGGACAATCTGCGTACCGATTACGTCGATTCGTATGTCCTGCACTCGCCGCTCTTCCCCTTTGCGCAGCTGCTTGCCGTCTGGCGCGCCATGGAGACGATCGCAAAAGAGGGCAATGCGCGGCAGCTCGGGATCAGCAACTGCTACGATCTGCGCACCCTGCAGCGCCTCTTTGACGAGGTGGAGATCAAGCCGGCGGTGCTCCAGAACCGCTTCTACGCCGATTCCGGCTACGATGTGGAGCTGCGCGCTTTCTGCGACGCCAACGCCATCCGCTACCAGAGCTTCTGGAGCCTGACCGCCAACCCCCACCTGCTCGGCAGCGAGCCGGTCATCCGCGCCGCGATGGCCCGGCGCATCGGCACCCCGCAGATCTTTTATGCGTACCTCATCGCCAAAGGGATCACCCCCCTAGACGGCACAACCTCATCCGTGCACATGCAAGAAGACCTGCACGTCTCGGAGATCCGCCTGGCACCCGACGAGATTGCGGCGATCGACCGGCTGATCCTCTCATGA
- the galU gene encoding UTP--glucose-1-phosphate uridylyltransferase GalU, giving the protein MITKCLFPAAGYGTRFLPATKAMPKEMLPILTKPLIQYGVEEANEAGCDVMAVITGRGKRAITDHFDISYELEHQIKGSSKESLLKDIRRLIDSCTFTYTRQNEMKGLGDAIYKGRVLVGESDPFAVILADDLCINPKGDGVLKQMVELYNKYKCCIVAIMEVPKDQVYKYGVIAGREIEEGVFMVDDMVEKPDNDKAPSNLAIIGRYILTPDIFEVIKNTKPGKNGELQITDALLTQAKKGMVLGYKFKGKRFDCGSVDGFVEATNYFYELEKKAEAKAQKQ; this is encoded by the coding sequence ATGATTACAAAATGTCTATTTCCCGCTGCCGGGTACGGTACGCGCTTTCTGCCCGCGACCAAGGCGATGCCCAAGGAGATGCTGCCCATCCTTACCAAGCCGCTGATCCAGTACGGGGTGGAAGAGGCCAACGAGGCCGGCTGTGACGTCATGGCCGTCATTACGGGGCGCGGCAAGCGGGCCATTACCGACCACTTCGACATCAGCTACGAACTGGAACATCAGATCAAGGGTTCCTCGAAAGAGTCGCTGCTCAAGGATATCCGCCGCCTCATCGACAGCTGCACCTTCACCTATACGCGCCAGAACGAGATGAAGGGGCTGGGCGACGCCATCTACAAAGGCAGAGTCCTGGTCGGCGAGAGCGACCCTTTTGCCGTTATTCTCGCCGACGACCTGTGCATCAACCCCAAGGGCGACGGGGTGCTCAAGCAGATGGTGGAGCTGTACAACAAGTACAAGTGCTGCATCGTCGCCATCATGGAGGTCCCGAAGGACCAGGTCTATAAATACGGCGTTATCGCGGGGCGCGAGATCGAAGAGGGTGTTTTCATGGTCGACGACATGGTCGAAAAACCGGACAATGACAAAGCGCCGTCCAATCTCGCTATTATCGGCCGCTATATCCTCACCCCGGATATCTTCGAGGTGATCAAAAACACCAAGCCGGGCAAGAACGGCGAACTGCAGATCACCGACGCCCTGCTGACGCAGGCGAAAAAGGGGATGGTCCTGGGCTACAAGTTCAAGGGCAAGCGCTTCGACTGCGGCAGCGTCGACGGTTTCGTCGAAGCGACGAACTACTTCTACGAACTCGAAAAGAAAGCCGAAGCGAAAGCGCAGAAGCAGTAA
- a CDS encoding sugar phosphorylase, with amino-acid sequence MIQYEPHSIRERLTVLYAPEDAERAYEGIRELINTYCDRIASHPYQLSEKDAILITYGDQVQSPPEPPLKELNDFLVSHIDGLVNAVHLLPFYPYSSDDGFSVVDYKAVDPHCGSWSEVEQLGTHFRLMFDAVINHVSQFSDWFKKYLEGDPDYANFFIDADPSLDLSSVVRPRTSPLLHEFKDAEGRIRYIWTTFSRDQVDLNYANYKVLLAVLDALFFYIEKGATLLRLDAIAFVWKQIGTTSVHLPQTHELIQLMREVLHKVAPEVIIITETNVPHQENISYFGSGDDEAQMVYNFALPPLLAYSVLTGNPAKLLSWARTLTLPSDKVCFFNFTASHDGVGLRPVSEILDIEDIATLEAAAKRSGGLVSYRANADGTQSPYELNCSYIDLLTPPEEDDAVRAKRMLLTQAVALAMPGVPGIYFHSLFGSRNYLQGVKMTGINRSINREKFNSNWLDAQLQKEGSLERRVYLAYKRLLSIRINETAFDPFGPFIFLDLHPSLFCLQRESRELDSHILAVHNFSDETVEFRLPDYLELPSTECISNIYVTSETLQIESYGVMWLKCRIDVEAFEACCNQALPIINEKEFE; translated from the coding sequence ATGATCCAGTACGAACCGCATTCGATACGGGAGCGTTTGACGGTCCTCTACGCGCCCGAAGACGCGGAGCGCGCCTACGAGGGCATCCGGGAGCTGATCAACACCTACTGCGACCGGATTGCGTCCCATCCCTACCAGCTCAGCGAGAAAGATGCCATTCTCATTACCTACGGCGACCAGGTGCAGAGTCCGCCCGAACCGCCGCTCAAAGAGCTCAACGACTTCCTGGTGTCGCATATCGACGGGCTCGTCAACGCGGTACACCTGCTGCCGTTTTACCCCTACTCCTCCGATGACGGCTTTTCCGTCGTCGACTACAAGGCGGTCGACCCGCACTGCGGCTCCTGGAGCGAAGTGGAGCAGCTGGGTACCCATTTCCGCCTGATGTTCGATGCGGTCATCAACCATGTCTCCCAGTTTTCCGACTGGTTCAAGAAGTACCTTGAAGGCGATCCCGACTACGCGAACTTTTTTATCGACGCCGACCCCTCCCTGGACCTGAGCTCGGTCGTACGGCCGCGCACCTCGCCGCTGCTGCACGAGTTCAAAGACGCCGAGGGGCGCATCCGCTATATCTGGACGACGTTCAGCCGGGACCAGGTCGACCTCAATTACGCCAACTACAAGGTACTGCTGGCCGTCCTGGACGCGCTCTTCTTCTACATCGAGAAGGGGGCGACGCTGCTGCGGCTGGATGCGATCGCTTTTGTCTGGAAGCAGATCGGTACGACCAGCGTCCACCTTCCGCAGACCCACGAACTGATCCAGCTGATGCGGGAGGTGCTGCACAAGGTCGCCCCCGAAGTCATCATCATTACCGAGACGAACGTACCGCACCAGGAGAACATCTCCTATTTCGGCAGCGGCGACGACGAGGCGCAGATGGTCTACAACTTCGCGCTCCCCCCGCTGCTGGCGTATTCGGTCCTGACGGGGAACCCGGCCAAACTGCTCTCCTGGGCGCGTACACTGACGCTGCCCAGCGACAAGGTCTGCTTCTTCAACTTTACCGCCTCGCATGACGGGGTGGGGCTGCGTCCTGTCAGCGAGATCCTTGACATCGAGGATATCGCGACCTTGGAGGCGGCGGCGAAACGTTCGGGCGGCCTAGTGTCGTACCGGGCGAATGCCGACGGGACGCAGAGCCCCTACGAACTCAACTGCAGCTATATCGATCTGCTCACGCCGCCCGAAGAAGACGATGCCGTCCGGGCGAAACGGATGCTGCTGACCCAGGCCGTGGCCCTTGCGATGCCGGGGGTGCCGGGGATCTATTTCCATTCGCTGTTCGGATCGCGCAACTACCTCCAGGGCGTCAAGATGACGGGGATCAACCGCTCCATCAACCGCGAGAAGTTCAATTCCAACTGGCTCGATGCGCAGCTGCAGAAAGAGGGGAGCCTGGAGCGCCGGGTCTACCTGGCCTACAAGCGGCTGCTCTCCATCCGGATCAACGAAACGGCCTTCGACCCCTTCGGTCCGTTCATCTTCCTGGACCTGCACCCGTCGCTTTTCTGTCTCCAGCGCGAGAGCCGCGAACTGGACAGCCATATCCTGGCCGTGCACAACTTCAGCGACGAGACGGTCGAGTTCCGTCTGCCCGATTATCTTGAGCTGCCATCGACGGAGTGCATCAGTAATATCTATGTAACGTCGGAGACGCTGCAGATTGAAAGTTACGGGGTGATGTGGCTAAAATGCCGTATCGATGTCGAGGCGTTCGAGGCGTGCTGCAACCAGGCACTGCCCATCATCAATGAAAAGGAGTTTGAATGA
- a CDS encoding glycosyl transferase: MADFFQNGVITSLQRVGDRSLEAMEKDLERMSERRKMVLLLPALYSEFETPAMHTIIEELKHVRYLHRIILGLDRATREQFLEVKKLMVQLPCEVEVLWNDGPRIQELYAELTREGFPCLKDPGKGRNVWTMIGYGLTGEENYAFALHDCDIVNYSREIVARLFYPIVHPALDYEFNKGYYSRVTNKLHGRVTRLFYTPLIHALEKVMGTNRYLEYMDSFRYALSGEFAFIRSLGRGIAISPTWGLEVSTLSEVYKNTSNRRICQTEIMDTYEHKHQDLGNKAEGGGVYKMAGDIAKALFRVMAQEGIVFTESHFKTLLATYFQESRFEISKYVALSKLNGLEYNREKEISAVEAFQDAIEEAAKEFFENPLGVPSMSPWITVRSVLPEFSEKFARAVALDAQEA; encoded by the coding sequence ATGGCTGACTTTTTTCAAAACGGGGTGATCACGTCACTGCAACGGGTAGGGGACAGAAGCCTCGAAGCGATGGAGAAGGACCTGGAACGCATGTCCGAACGCCGGAAGATGGTCCTGCTGCTTCCCGCACTCTACAGCGAGTTCGAGACTCCGGCAATGCATACGATCATCGAAGAGCTCAAGCATGTCCGCTACCTGCACCGCATCATCCTGGGCCTTGACCGTGCGACCCGCGAACAGTTCCTCGAAGTCAAGAAGCTGATGGTCCAGCTCCCCTGCGAAGTGGAGGTCCTCTGGAACGACGGCCCCCGCATCCAGGAGCTCTACGCGGAGCTGACCCGCGAAGGGTTCCCCTGCCTGAAAGACCCCGGCAAGGGGCGCAACGTCTGGACGATGATCGGGTACGGCCTGACGGGGGAGGAAAACTACGCCTTTGCCCTGCATGACTGCGATATCGTCAACTACTCGCGCGAGATCGTCGCCCGCCTTTTCTACCCCATCGTCCACCCGGCGCTGGACTACGAGTTCAACAAAGGGTACTACTCCCGGGTGACGAACAAGCTTCACGGCCGGGTGACGCGCCTTTTCTACACCCCGCTGATCCATGCCCTGGAGAAGGTGATGGGCACGAACCGCTACCTTGAATACATGGACAGCTTCCGCTACGCGCTTTCGGGGGAGTTCGCCTTTATCCGTTCGCTGGGGCGCGGTATCGCGATTTCACCGACCTGGGGGCTGGAGGTCTCGACGCTGAGCGAAGTCTACAAGAACACCTCAAACCGCCGTATCTGCCAGACGGAGATTATGGATACCTACGAGCACAAGCACCAGGACCTCGGCAACAAGGCAGAGGGCGGCGGCGTCTACAAGATGGCCGGCGACATCGCCAAGGCGCTCTTCCGGGTGATGGCGCAGGAGGGGATCGTCTTTACGGAGTCGCACTTCAAGACCCTGCTGGCGACATACTTCCAGGAGTCGCGTTTCGAGATCTCCAAGTACGTGGCGCTCTCCAAGCTCAACGGCCTCGAGTATAACCGTGAAAAGGAGATCAGCGCCGTCGAAGCCTTCCAGGACGCCATCGAGGAAGCGGCCAAGGAGTTTTTCGAGAATCCGCTCGGGGTGCCGTCGATGTCCCCGTGGATTACCGTCCGATCGGTACTGCCGGAGTTCTCGGAAAAGTTTGCCCGTGCCGTCGCCCTGGATGCGCAGGAGGCGTAG
- a CDS encoding DUF4147 domain-containing protein — translation MPELPALFEAAVDAVMPQQMLPERMQLHDGILSIDDKRYDLERYGRLYLCGAGKAALPMAEACEGILGARIAGGVIVTPEAERPLRYCRYVHGTHPIPSEESIAAAEQLMAQFGAAEEGELILFLLSGGTSALIEKPQPPVTLDAMAETTRLLLENGCSIGETNSVRKHLSMIKGGRLAQMTKATVVVLVVSDVIGDDLETIGSAPLYCDRSTYAGVTAMLKEKGLFERLPATARGVLAAGEAGTMPETPTAPLPHVTHLMIGSNKQALEAAAACGVEHGRDVRIIETPIQGDVAEAAEAFCRRFEMLPPGTLLLQGGETTVTVSGNGKGGRNQHFALHCLKRLKTNIGYDIICAGTDGIDGNSDAAGARISDALYRQCTPEEIDDALVRFDSNTFFSGKEALIKTGYTGTNVMDVVIAYKGEDNG, via the coding sequence TTGCCTGAGCTCCCAGCCCTCTTCGAGGCTGCCGTCGATGCGGTGATGCCGCAGCAGATGCTCCCGGAGCGGATGCAGCTTCATGACGGAATCCTCTCCATCGATGACAAGCGGTATGACCTCGAGCGCTACGGCCGCCTTTACCTCTGCGGCGCGGGGAAAGCGGCACTCCCGATGGCCGAGGCGTGCGAAGGCATTCTGGGGGCGCGCATCGCCGGCGGGGTGATCGTCACGCCCGAAGCCGAACGCCCGCTGCGCTACTGCCGCTACGTGCACGGTACGCACCCCATCCCCTCCGAAGAGAGCATCGCGGCGGCCGAGCAGCTGATGGCACAGTTTGGGGCGGCTGAAGAGGGTGAGCTGATCCTTTTCCTGCTCAGCGGCGGCACCTCCGCGCTGATTGAGAAACCGCAGCCGCCGGTAACGCTCGACGCGATGGCGGAGACCACCAGGCTGCTCTTGGAGAACGGCTGCAGCATCGGGGAGACGAACAGCGTGCGAAAACATCTCTCCATGATCAAAGGGGGGCGGCTGGCACAGATGACAAAGGCGACCGTGGTCGTGCTGGTCGTCTCCGACGTCATCGGGGATGACCTCGAGACCATCGGGTCGGCCCCGCTCTACTGCGACCGCAGTACCTATGCCGGTGTCACGGCGATGCTGAAGGAGAAAGGGCTTTTTGAGAGACTCCCTGCCACGGCACGCGGCGTCCTGGCGGCGGGCGAAGCCGGTACCATGCCCGAAACGCCGACGGCACCGCTGCCGCACGTGACACATCTGATGATCGGCAGCAACAAGCAGGCGCTGGAAGCCGCGGCGGCCTGCGGCGTCGAGCACGGCCGGGACGTCCGGATCATCGAAACCCCCATCCAGGGAGACGTGGCCGAAGCGGCGGAGGCATTCTGCCGCCGCTTCGAGATGCTGCCGCCGGGCACCCTGCTGCTGCAGGGCGGCGAAACAACGGTGACGGTCTCCGGCAACGGAAAAGGGGGGCGGAACCAGCATTTTGCCCTTCATTGTTTGAAACGTTTAAAAACAAATATCGGTTACGATATCATATGTGCCGGTACCGACGGGATCGACGGCAATTCGGATGCGGCCGGGGCACGCATCTCCGATGCCCTCTATCGGCAGTGCACTCCGGAGGAGATCGACGACGCCCTGGTGCGTTTCGACTCCAACACCTTTTTCTCGGGCAAAGAGGCCCTTATCAAGACCGGCTACACCGGCACCAACGTCATGGATGTTGTCATAGCTTACAAAGGAGAGGATAATGGCTGA
- a CDS encoding HAD-IIB family hydrolase, with protein MSDSPHYIVFTDLDATLLDHETYSHSAAQPAIDYLIREEIPLVFVTSKTQPEAVKLQEKMGLCAPFIVENGGAIFIPRCCSRFYGADHEADYEVITLGAAYDACTNLLDNLKTRFRLRGFSHMHHDEVAERTGLQSEGAVMAKTRYCSEPFIMEDESLLDDLVAAVSAEGFMITKGGRFYHLIGRNQSKGSAVEALLERAEASTGIRFRSIALGDSENDFSMLQSVDIPVLIPKHDGSYAAINLPNLIKAPYPGPRGWNAVLQELFGVA; from the coding sequence ATGTCTGATTCGCCGCACTACATCGTTTTCACTGACCTAGATGCCACACTGCTTGATCACGAAACCTACTCGCATTCGGCGGCCCAGCCCGCGATCGACTACCTGATACGTGAAGAGATACCGCTGGTTTTCGTCACCAGCAAAACGCAGCCTGAAGCCGTCAAACTCCAGGAGAAGATGGGACTCTGCGCCCCCTTCATCGTGGAGAACGGCGGGGCGATCTTCATCCCGCGCTGCTGCAGCCGCTTTTACGGTGCGGACCATGAGGCCGACTACGAAGTGATCACCCTGGGTGCCGCCTATGACGCCTGTACGAACCTGCTGGACAACCTGAAAACCCGCTTCCGTCTGAGAGGCTTCTCGCATATGCACCATGACGAGGTGGCCGAACGCACGGGGCTGCAGAGCGAAGGCGCCGTGATGGCGAAGACGCGCTACTGCTCCGAACCCTTTATTATGGAAGACGAAAGCCTGCTTGACGACCTGGTCGCAGCCGTATCGGCCGAGGGGTTCATGATTACGAAAGGGGGGCGTTTCTACCATCTCATCGGGCGGAACCAGAGCAAAGGGAGTGCGGTCGAAGCACTGCTCGAGCGCGCCGAAGCGTCGACGGGGATCCGTTTCAGATCCATCGCGCTGGGGGACAGCGAGAACGACTTCTCGATGCTGCAGAGCGTCGACATCCCCGTGTTGATTCCCAAACACGACGGCAGCTATGCCGCCATCAACCTGCCCAATCTCATCAAGGCACCCTATCCTGGGCCCAGAGGCTGGAATGCCGTGCTGCAGGAGCTCTTCGGTGTTGCCTGA
- a CDS encoding TIGR01458 family HAD-type hydrolase, with translation MNTSIIKGVLCDIGGVLYEGDTPYPGAIEAVARLKAGYPVRFLTNTTQKTGAEVVAKLQKMGFGIEASEVITALDVTKAYLIERRSRATFLLTDAAEAFFEDLPDAPCRCVVIGDAQENFTYTRLNEAFRTLMEGGELLAAAKNRYFKDHGGRLSMDAGGFVAALEYASGKTATVIGKPSTDFYRLACARMGVAPEAAVMIGDDVESDVGGAQAAGLQGILVETGKYTPSDLARGITPDAVFPSLAAVTL, from the coding sequence ATGAACACTTCGATCATCAAAGGCGTCCTGTGCGACATCGGCGGTGTGCTTTACGAAGGCGACACCCCCTATCCCGGTGCCATCGAAGCGGTCGCGCGGCTCAAAGCAGGCTATCCCGTCCGCTTCCTGACCAATACGACTCAAAAGACGGGTGCGGAGGTCGTGGCAAAGCTGCAGAAGATGGGTTTCGGCATCGAAGCCTCGGAAGTGATCACGGCCCTGGACGTCACCAAAGCGTACCTCATCGAGCGCCGAAGCCGGGCAACCTTCCTGCTCACGGACGCCGCCGAAGCGTTTTTCGAGGACCTGCCCGACGCCCCCTGCCGCTGCGTCGTCATCGGCGATGCCCAGGAGAACTTCACCTATACGCGTCTCAATGAAGCCTTCCGGACCCTGATGGAGGGCGGCGAGCTTCTCGCCGCCGCGAAGAACCGCTATTTCAAAGACCATGGCGGGCGTCTCAGCATGGATGCCGGCGGCTTCGTCGCGGCCCTGGAATACGCCTCGGGCAAAACCGCGACGGTCATCGGGAAACCGAGCACGGACTTCTACCGCCTCGCCTGCGCCCGGATGGGCGTGGCGCCCGAAGCGGCGGTCATGATCGGCGACGACGTCGAAAGCGATGTCGGCGGCGCACAGGCGGCGGGCCTTCAGGGCATCCTCGTCGAAACGGGCAAATACACCCCGTCCGATCTCGCACGCGGTATCACCCCCGACGCCGTTTTCCCCTCCCTCGCCGCGGTCACCCTCTAA
- a CDS encoding ankyrin repeat domain-containing protein: protein MTETTLTWLEANDYDAGNLDLQGSYGNTALMKAAREGNAAIVRELLDAGADIMLKNVDGNTALWLSCFGENPEVVSMLIDAGIELDTANVNGVTSLMYAASSGKEAMVKMLVDAGADVAIKNPDDFTALDLAVTPKILRLLRKK from the coding sequence GTGACCGAAACCACACTGACATGGCTGGAAGCAAACGACTACGACGCCGGGAACCTTGACCTTCAGGGCAGCTACGGCAACACGGCCCTGATGAAGGCCGCCCGCGAAGGCAATGCCGCAATCGTGCGCGAGCTGCTCGATGCCGGTGCGGACATCATGCTCAAAAACGTCGACGGCAACACGGCGCTGTGGCTCTCCTGCTTCGGCGAGAACCCCGAGGTCGTCTCCATGCTCATCGACGCGGGCATCGAGCTTGACACGGCGAACGTCAACGGCGTCACCTCGCTGATGTACGCCGCGTCCAGCGGCAAGGAGGCGATGGTCAAGATGCTCGTGGACGCGGGCGCCGACGTCGCTATCAAGAACCCCGACGACTTCACGGCCCTCGACCTCGCCGTCACCCCGAAGATCCTCCGCCTGCTGCGGAAAAAATAA
- a CDS encoding HAD hydrolase-like protein — translation MKYKLVIFDFDGTLADSFPFFLHAVNALAEKHHFRKIDPEQIETLRHYDAKRIIRQLRIPLWKVPIVAAVFRKKMARNVGDIPMFPAVTEMLCALSERGIMLSLVTSNSHDNVLKILGEENTGLLRYPQYGTSLFGKASKLKSILRKSGVNAEDAIYIGDEIRDLNAARAVNMDFGAVAWGYTKGDALMEHAPEVMFYTVGEIAEKLAR, via the coding sequence GTGAAATACAAGCTCGTCATTTTCGATTTCGACGGTACCCTTGCCGACTCTTTTCCCTTCTTCCTGCACGCCGTCAACGCCCTGGCGGAAAAACACCATTTCAGAAAAATAGACCCGGAACAGATCGAGACCCTGCGGCACTATGATGCGAAACGCATCATCAGACAGCTCCGCATCCCCTTATGGAAAGTGCCGATCGTCGCCGCCGTTTTCAGGAAGAAGATGGCACGGAACGTCGGCGACATCCCCATGTTCCCCGCGGTCACGGAGATGCTGTGCGCCCTCTCGGAACGGGGTATCATGCTCAGCCTCGTCACGAGCAACTCGCACGACAATGTCCTGAAAATCCTGGGAGAGGAGAATACGGGGCTGCTGCGCTACCCGCAATACGGCACAAGCCTGTTCGGAAAAGCGTCCAAGCTGAAATCCATCCTGCGAAAAAGCGGCGTCAACGCGGAAGATGCCATCTATATTGGTGACGAGATCAGGGACCTGAACGCCGCGCGGGCCGTCAATATGGATTTCGGTGCCGTCGCATGGGGGTATACGAAAGGGGATGCACTGATGGAGCACGCCCCTGAAGTGATGTTTTACACTGTCGGGGAGATTGCAGAGAAGCTGGCGCGCTGA
- the ald gene encoding alanine dehydrogenase encodes MKIGVPKEVKTEEYRVAVTPSGVKELVKNGHTVYVQSSAGEGSGFSDDDYAAAGAELLEGAAAVFDAAELIVKVKEPIAQEYPLFKEGQTLFTYLHLAADEAQTKFLLEKKIKAYAYETLKVDRRLPLLEPMSEVAGKMAAIMGGFYLGRYQGGRGILPGGVVGTEKANVMILGGGVAGISAAQVAAGMGAKVTILDINLARLHYLNDVLPANVSTLYSTTDAIESLLPTTDVIIGTVLIPGAKAPKLITKAMLSQMREGSVLIDVSIDQGGCFETSRATTHTEPTYVVDGVVHYCVANMPGAYPRTSTMALTNATLPYLLKLAEFGGEEAYAKFPLLHSALNTYDGKLTNLAVAEAHGLEYCEL; translated from the coding sequence ATGAAGATCGGCGTACCCAAAGAGGTCAAAACGGAAGAGTACCGGGTGGCGGTGACGCCTTCGGGGGTCAAGGAGCTGGTCAAAAACGGCCATACGGTCTATGTACAGTCCAGTGCGGGCGAGGGGAGCGGCTTCAGCGACGATGATTATGCCGCGGCCGGCGCCGAGCTGCTGGAAGGGGCTGCGGCCGTCTTCGACGCGGCGGAGCTTATTGTCAAGGTCAAAGAGCCGATCGCACAGGAGTACCCTCTGTTCAAGGAGGGGCAGACCCTCTTTACCTACCTGCACCTTGCCGCGGATGAAGCGCAGACGAAATTCCTGCTGGAAAAGAAGATCAAAGCCTACGCCTACGAGACGCTCAAGGTTGACCGTCGTCTGCCGCTGCTCGAACCGATGAGCGAGGTCGCCGGGAAGATGGCGGCGATCATGGGCGGCTTCTACCTGGGGCGTTACCAGGGTGGCCGCGGTATCCTGCCCGGCGGGGTCGTCGGGACCGAAAAGGCCAACGTGATGATCCTCGGCGGCGGTGTCGCCGGGATCTCCGCGGCGCAGGTTGCAGCGGGGATGGGGGCGAAGGTGACGATCCTCGACATCAATCTGGCACGCCTGCACTACCTCAACGACGTGCTCCCGGCCAATGTCAGTACTCTGTACAGTACAACCGACGCCATCGAATCGCTGCTGCCGACGACGGACGTCATCATCGGTACGGTGCTCATCCCCGGGGCAAAAGCGCCGAAGCTGATTACCAAGGCGATGCTCTCCCAAATGCGCGAAGGAAGTGTCCTGATCGACGTCTCCATCGACCAGGGCGGCTGTTTCGAAACCTCCAGGGCGACGACGCACACCGAACCGACCTACGTTGTCGACGGGGTCGTACACTACTGTGTCGCCAATATGCCGGGGGCGTACCCGCGCACCTCGACGATGGCGCTCACGAACGCGACGCTGCCGTATCTGCTGAAACTGGCGGAGTTCGGCGGCGAGGAAGCGTACGCGAAATTCCCGCTGCTGCACAGTGCGCTCAATACCTACGACGGCAAGCTCACCAACCTGGCCGTCGCCGAAGCGCACGGGCTCGAATACTGCGAGCTGTAA